A genomic segment from Pyxidicoccus trucidator encodes:
- a CDS encoding MotA/TolQ/ExbB proton channel family protein encodes MHFNLSDLWDQMGLFARFVVTVMTLMSIFSLVVLAERVLFFRASRRHSRKFASEMGTLLEGGDFEAAAQSKTGMDVGYLGRTIRAGLTAYRGSAMDSREEAMESVARSLERQAQREVQSLKRGLGHLATVASTAPFVGLLGTTMGIVTAFEQMAAAGAGGIGTISTGIAEALVTTAFGLLVAIPSVMAYNSLQSWVDARAVDLSEASNEFLDAAARALKRARATAR; translated from the coding sequence ATGCACTTCAATCTCTCAGACCTGTGGGATCAGATGGGCCTCTTCGCGCGGTTCGTCGTCACAGTGATGACCCTGATGTCGATCTTCTCCCTGGTCGTCCTCGCCGAGCGCGTCCTCTTCTTCCGCGCGTCCCGCCGTCACTCGCGCAAGTTCGCCTCGGAGATGGGCACGCTGCTCGAAGGGGGTGACTTCGAGGCCGCGGCCCAGAGCAAGACGGGAATGGACGTGGGCTACCTCGGCCGGACCATCCGCGCGGGGCTGACCGCCTACCGCGGCTCCGCCATGGACAGCCGTGAGGAAGCCATGGAGTCGGTGGCGCGCAGTCTGGAGCGTCAGGCGCAGCGCGAGGTCCAGAGCCTCAAGCGCGGCCTGGGCCATCTGGCCACCGTGGCCTCCACCGCCCCCTTCGTGGGCCTGCTTGGCACCACCATGGGCATCGTCACCGCGTTCGAGCAGATGGCCGCGGCGGGCGCGGGTGGCATTGGCACCATCTCGACGGGTATCGCCGAGGCGCTCGTGACCACGGCCTTCGGTCTGCTCGTCGCCATCCCCTCGGTGATGGCCTACAACTCCCTGCAGAGCTGGGTGGATGCCCGCGCGGTGGACCTCTCCGAGGCGAGCAACGAGTTCCTCGACGCAGCGGCCCGCGCCCTCAAGCGCGCACGCGCCACCGCGCGGTGA
- a CDS encoding phytanoyl-CoA dioxygenase family protein, translating into MPGITPALSRAQIEQFITDGFVRIDHAFPRALADEARAILWADTGCTPDDPSTWTRPVIRLNQYGHPPFRAAANTPVLHQALDQLVGPGRWEKRGTLGTFPVRFPSPDDPGDAGWHVDVSFNHEHPDFMEWRVNISSKGRALLMLFLFSDVGEDDAPTRIRIGSHFDMARQLAPAGEAGMSLRELAADGFARSAHRSEALATGEAGTVYLCHPFLVHAAQPHRGKNPRFMAQPSLLPAEPLMLERLEQSYSPVETAIRRALALE; encoded by the coding sequence ATGCCTGGCATTACGCCCGCGCTCTCTCGAGCGCAAATCGAGCAGTTCATCACTGACGGCTTCGTCCGCATCGACCACGCCTTCCCGCGAGCCCTGGCCGACGAGGCCCGCGCCATCCTCTGGGCCGATACGGGCTGCACGCCGGATGACCCCAGCACCTGGACCCGGCCGGTCATCCGTCTCAACCAGTATGGGCATCCGCCGTTCAGGGCCGCCGCCAATACACCGGTCCTGCATCAGGCGCTCGACCAGCTCGTCGGTCCCGGTCGCTGGGAGAAACGCGGCACGCTCGGCACGTTCCCGGTCCGTTTTCCTTCCCCAGACGACCCGGGCGACGCCGGCTGGCATGTCGATGTCTCCTTCAACCACGAGCATCCGGACTTCATGGAGTGGCGCGTCAACATCTCCTCGAAGGGCAGGGCCCTGTTGATGCTCTTCCTCTTCTCCGACGTCGGGGAGGACGATGCCCCCACCCGCATCCGGATCGGCTCCCACTTCGACATGGCCCGTCAACTGGCTCCGGCCGGTGAAGCGGGCATGTCCTTGCGCGAGCTGGCCGCCGATGGCTTCGCGCGAAGCGCCCATCGTTCCGAAGCGCTGGCGACCGGCGAGGCGGGAACCGTCTATCTCTGCCATCCCTTCCTGGTGCATGCCGCTCAGCCACATCGGGGCAAGAACCCGCGCTTCATGGCGCAGCCGTCGCTCCTGCCGGCCGAGCCACTGATGCTGGAACGGTTGGAGCAATCCTACTCGCCGGTGGAGACAGCCATCAGGCGCGCGCTTGCGCTGGAATAG
- the guaD gene encoding guanine deaminase: MSHQSLPTLRGRVLRPRAEQAGFELLPDALIELDARGRIQAVGPAPADCRVPETHPGTVLLPGFVDTHIHFPQTRMIGSASGPLLTWLERSVFPEEGRFRERAYAEQVAVEFCDALIAQGTTSASIFSSSHPEATDALFAELSRRGLRAMAGLTLMDRGAPPAVLREAPAALEACETLIERWHGHDEGRLRFCVTPRFALSCTSELMRGAGRLAERHGLWMQTHLSENREELRATAAAFPGSADYLGVYEDHGLVGSRSLFAHCIHLSEGEWERMARRNAVVAHCPDSNFFLGSGCMPLRKATERGIRVGLGTDMGAGRTFSLRRVAASAYDAALVLQSPVTPEELLWRATAGGALALGLEGVGRIAPGYEADLVAVDVPAHVSAQDALVDALLFRRDAGPVRATYVRGRRLASGGLAPPRS; this comes from the coding sequence TTGTCCCATCAGTCCCTTCCCACCCTGCGTGGTCGCGTCCTCCGTCCTCGAGCGGAGCAGGCCGGCTTCGAGCTGTTGCCGGATGCCCTCATCGAACTGGACGCGCGCGGGCGCATCCAGGCTGTGGGGCCTGCCCCCGCGGACTGCCGCGTCCCGGAGACGCACCCCGGGACGGTGTTGCTACCGGGCTTCGTCGACACGCACATCCACTTCCCGCAGACGCGGATGATTGGCAGCGCGAGCGGACCGCTGCTGACCTGGCTGGAGCGCTCGGTGTTCCCGGAGGAGGGCCGCTTCCGGGAGCGGGCCTATGCCGAGCAGGTGGCAGTGGAGTTCTGCGACGCGCTCATCGCCCAGGGCACCACGAGTGCTTCCATCTTCAGCTCCAGCCACCCCGAGGCCACGGACGCGCTGTTCGCCGAGCTGTCCCGGCGAGGCCTGCGGGCGATGGCGGGGCTGACGCTGATGGACCGGGGCGCCCCCCCGGCGGTGCTGCGCGAGGCCCCGGCGGCGCTGGAGGCCTGCGAGACGCTCATCGAGCGCTGGCACGGCCACGACGAGGGACGGTTGCGCTTCTGCGTGACGCCACGGTTCGCGCTGAGCTGCACCTCGGAGCTGATGCGGGGCGCGGGGCGGCTGGCGGAGCGGCACGGGCTGTGGATGCAGACGCACCTGTCGGAGAACCGCGAGGAGCTGCGCGCCACGGCGGCGGCGTTCCCCGGGTCGGCGGACTACCTGGGCGTGTACGAGGACCACGGGCTGGTGGGCAGCCGCAGTCTGTTCGCGCACTGCATCCACCTGTCGGAAGGGGAGTGGGAGCGGATGGCGCGTCGCAACGCGGTGGTGGCGCACTGCCCGGACAGCAACTTCTTCCTGGGCAGCGGGTGCATGCCGCTACGCAAGGCCACCGAGCGGGGCATCCGGGTGGGCCTGGGGACGGACATGGGCGCGGGGCGGACCTTCTCCCTGCGGCGGGTGGCGGCGAGCGCGTATGACGCGGCGTTGGTCCTCCAGTCGCCGGTCACTCCGGAGGAGTTGTTGTGGCGCGCCACGGCGGGAGGGGCCCTCGCGCTGGGGCTGGAGGGCGTGGGGCGCATCGCTCCAGGCTACGAGGCGGACCTGGTGGCGGTGGACGTGCCCGCGCACGTGTCGGCACAGGATGCACTTGTCGATGCGCTGCTGTTCCGGCGCGATGCGGGGCCCGTGCGGGCCACCTACGTGCGAGGCCGGCGTCTGGCGTCTGGCGGCCTCGCTCCGCCCCGGAGCTGA
- a CDS encoding phenylacetate--CoA ligase family protein translates to MADSVHALRDTLLKDTVTWCTTRSRFYRKRFAEAANPFRGLEDLARLPVLFREEVVQHQGDLLCDTGTPAAVQHTTGTTGAFLQVYRGPAEQAFVWDFFGAQLMAEPRPGPRPLYMNLMNAYHGALTPMPSHAYVMSVGVHDKAQAVQARGVLERTHTVPGVAPRVSVVMGTERMVKALTAYLLAEGVDLAKNPVKTLVLFGGHVTPARQRLLGSLWGAKVQNRYSLTEMFGGAVECGSDGTWVFDPHIVPEVVHPRTLEPVKEGPGVLLLTGLYPFMQQMPLVRYFTGDLVEPVGEPQGPAGLQVRYLGRLKRSVLDTSGPKVVPLLLSGPLYEALEALPDLAISPRFPDLPGGQGLELTGDLHYAVEHRPAEPGHRPERITLTLGLRYAPWMFPERVKEVVRDLVLRLFAVHPELATRHQDGRLELKVQPRAASEVAPYDSK, encoded by the coding sequence ATGGCCGACTCCGTCCACGCGCTACGCGACACGCTGCTCAAGGACACGGTGACCTGGTGCACGACGCGCTCGCGCTTCTATCGGAAGCGCTTCGCGGAGGCGGCCAACCCGTTCCGGGGGCTGGAGGACCTGGCGCGGCTGCCAGTGCTCTTCCGCGAGGAGGTCGTCCAGCACCAGGGGGACCTCCTGTGTGACACGGGCACGCCGGCCGCCGTGCAGCACACCACCGGAACCACCGGCGCCTTCCTCCAGGTGTACCGGGGTCCCGCGGAGCAGGCCTTCGTCTGGGACTTCTTCGGCGCCCAGCTCATGGCCGAGCCCCGGCCCGGCCCGCGCCCGCTGTACATGAACCTGATGAACGCCTACCACGGCGCGCTCACGCCCATGCCCAGCCACGCCTACGTGATGTCCGTGGGCGTGCACGACAAGGCGCAAGCCGTCCAGGCGCGCGGAGTGCTCGAGCGAACCCACACGGTCCCCGGCGTGGCGCCGCGAGTCTCCGTGGTGATGGGCACCGAGCGCATGGTGAAGGCCCTCACGGCCTACCTGCTCGCCGAGGGCGTGGACCTGGCGAAGAACCCGGTGAAGACGCTGGTGCTCTTCGGCGGCCACGTGACGCCCGCCCGCCAGCGGCTGCTGGGCTCGCTGTGGGGCGCCAAGGTGCAGAACCGCTACAGCCTCACCGAGATGTTCGGAGGCGCGGTGGAGTGCGGCTCGGACGGCACCTGGGTGTTCGACCCGCACATCGTCCCGGAGGTGGTGCACCCGCGCACGCTGGAGCCGGTGAAGGAAGGCCCGGGCGTGCTGCTGCTCACCGGCCTCTACCCGTTCATGCAGCAGATGCCGCTGGTGCGCTACTTCACCGGGGACTTGGTGGAGCCGGTGGGCGAGCCACAGGGGCCAGCCGGCCTCCAGGTGCGCTACCTGGGGCGGCTCAAGCGCTCGGTGCTGGACACGAGCGGTCCGAAGGTGGTGCCGCTGCTGCTCTCCGGTCCCCTCTACGAAGCGCTGGAAGCATTGCCGGACCTCGCCATCTCCCCGCGCTTCCCGGACCTGCCCGGCGGCCAGGGCCTGGAGCTCACGGGGGACCTGCACTACGCGGTGGAGCACCGGCCCGCCGAGCCCGGCCACCGCCCCGAGCGCATCACCCTCACGCTGGGCCTGCGCTACGCGCCGTGGATGTTCCCCGAGCGCGTGAAGGAGGTGGTGCGAGACCTGGTGCTGCGGCTCTTCGCCGTCCACCCCGAGCTCGCCACCCGGCACCAGGACGGAAGGCTGGAGCTGAAGGTCCAACCGCGCGC